From the Brachybacterium sillae genome, the window TACGCCTATGGCCGCCAGCCCGGTGTCGCGCAGTGGAACCTGGCACGGCTGGCGGAGGCCCTGCTGCCGGTGCTCCATCCGTCGGCCGACCGGGCCCTGGAGCTCGCACGCGCGGAGCTCGACGCCTTCCCGGACCACTACCGCGACGCCTGGACCTCCACCGCAGCCCGCCACCTGGGCCTGCCGCTCGGCCCCGGGGGAGTGCCGGAGGAGCAGGCCCGGGACCTCGCCGCCGATGCGCTCGACCTCATGGCCGCACAGCGCCTCGACCACACCGCGACGCTGCGGGCGCTCGCCGAAGGACGCATGCCGGGAGCCGCAGGCGCGGCCGATTCGGAGGCTCCCGACGTCCTCGGGGTCCCGGCCGCAGCTGCAGCGGCCGATGCCACCGCGTGGGCCGCCTGGCAACAGCGCCGCAGCGCCCTGGAATCCGCCGCCGACCCCCAGCGTGTGCAGGAGGCCCACGAAACCGCGCGCCGCACCGCGCCCGTGGTGATCCCCCGGAACCTGGTGCTGGAGTCCGCGCTGCGGGCCGCCCAGCTGGGAGACCTCGGCCCCGTGGAGGAGATCGTGCAGGCCGTGCGGGAGCCGACCACCCCGGTGACCCGCTCCGGCCCCGATCGCGAGGGGAGTGCCGACCCGGCGGCCGGCGGTGCCCCCGCGGAGGAGCAGGGCCCCGGCCTGCGGGCGCAGCTCGCGGCCCCCGGCCCCGACGATGCGGGGTTCATGACCTTCTGCGGCACCTGACCCGCGGGGCCCGCACCCGGCCGCGACACGCCGCGCCGATGCACCCGGTCGGCCCCTCCCGCGTGCCTACGATCAGGGCCGGACGTGCCGCACCTCGACGCACACCCACGGCGCACCCCGGTTCCCCGACCGTCACGCCCTAGGGTCGAGGCATGAGCACCTCCGAGCATCCCACCCCCGCGTCCCCGCGGGCGTCGTCGGTCACGCGCCTCGGCAGCGAGATCGACGACGCCGCCGTCGTGCGCTCCGCCCCCGCGGAGGACCCCCGCCCGCTGGTGCTTCTGCTGCACGGGCTCGGCAGCCACGAGGGCGACCTCGCCGGCCTCACCCCATACCTCCCCGCCCACTACGGCTATGCCTCCCTGCGCGGGGTCCTCGCCTACGGCCCCGGCTTCGCCTGGCTGGATGAGAACCTCGCCGACGCCGGTCTGCTCGCCGATTCCGCGGCCGCCGTGGAGCGGTGGATCGCCGCCCAGTCGCAGCGCGTGGTCGGGGCCATCGGCTTCTCCCAGGGGGCGATGCTGGCGCTCGAGCTGCTGCGCCGCAACCCCCATGCCCTGGAATGGGTGGTGCAGCTCAGCGGCGGCCCGCTGCTGCCGGGCCTCGCCGTCGGGCCGCTGCTGGAGCGGGCCGACGGGTCGGCGTCGGACGGGTCGGCGACGGACGGATCCGCCGCCGACGCGCTCTCCACCGACCCCCGCGATGCCGAGCTCGCCCGCGCCCAGGTGCCC encodes:
- a CDS encoding alpha/beta hydrolase, giving the protein MSTSEHPTPASPRASSVTRLGSEIDDAAVVRSAPAEDPRPLVLLLHGLGSHEGDLAGLTPYLPAHYGYASLRGVLAYGPGFAWLDENLADAGLLADSAAAVERWIAAQSQRVVGAIGFSQGAMLALELLRRNPHALEWVVQLSGGPLLPGLAVGPLLERADGSASDGSATDGSAADALSTDPRDAELARAQVPALWGHGGRDPWFPPEREQLVREWMQAHLRTREVRRPLMGHGIDEVVLDAVAGFLRENLDD